A stretch of Ranitomeya variabilis isolate aRanVar5 chromosome 3, aRanVar5.hap1, whole genome shotgun sequence DNA encodes these proteins:
- the LOC143816913 gene encoding twist-related protein 2-like, which translates to MKEEGTCPDSPEGSLVTSEEEAERQQQKAIRKRTVLVGKGGEGRVPLSPPCKRNKRSPQLDTFEDVHTQRIIANVRERQRTQSLNDAFAELRKIIPTLPSDKLSKIQTLKLASRYIDFLYQVLQSDELDHKIASCNYLAHERLSYAFSVWRMEGAWSMSASH; encoded by the coding sequence ATGAAAGAAGAAGGAACATGCCCTGACTCCCCTGAAGGCAGCCTGGTAACCAGTGAAGAAGAGGCTGAGCGCCAACAGCAGAAGGCCATACGTAAGCGCACCGTTCTGGTAGGCAAAGGTGGTGAAGGGAGGGTACCCCTTTCACCTCCATGCAAGCGTAACAAAAGGAGCCCCCAATTAGATACGTTTGAGGATGTACACACACAGAGAATAATTGCCAACGTGAGAGAGCGGCAGCGTACACAATCCCTAAATGATGCTTTTGCAGAGCTCAGAAAAATCATTCCTACGTTGCCATCTGATAAGCTAAGCAAAATACAGACCCTGAAGCTGGCTTCACGCTATATTGATTTCCTGTACCAGGTGTTGCAGAGCGATGAGCTGGACCACAAGATTGCCAGTTGTAACTACCTTGCCCATGAAAGACTCAGCTACGCCTTCTCTGTGTGGAGAATGGAAGGCGCTTGGTCCATGTCTGCATCCCACTGA